In the genome of Acidobacteriota bacterium, one region contains:
- a CDS encoding M28 family peptidase, translated as MLLRLLGSVGVISLAAAAVVAAGHVSVPDQAKGPTFDSARSWEHLKAMVDLGPRPSGSAALRQTRAYITRQVAAMNLTVQEQTFTATTPAGAVEMTNLIVTLPGQRTDRILFTGHYDTKLFTDFRFVGASDGGSSGAFLIELLRSLKDQPREFTYEFVWFDGEEAVAAWDLNTDSTYGSRFYVQQGRKAGTLSQIKALILVDMIGSKSLKIERDSYSAGWLNAIVWATAKRLGHSSKFVDVDTTIEDDHLHFVRAGIPSIDLIDLNNFNALGHWHTASDTLENVSAASLQVVGDVLLAALPDIVAYLRK; from the coding sequence ATGCTGCTTCGTCTTCTCGGGTCGGTCGGCGTCATCAGTCTGGCAGCGGCCGCTGTCGTGGCCGCAGGACACGTGAGCGTGCCTGACCAGGCCAAGGGCCCAACCTTCGACTCCGCGCGCTCCTGGGAGCATCTGAAGGCCATGGTGGACCTGGGCCCGAGGCCGTCGGGCTCGGCCGCGCTGCGCCAGACCCGGGCCTACATCACCCGCCAGGTCGCGGCGATGAACCTGACGGTCCAGGAACAGACATTTACCGCCACCACCCCGGCCGGGGCGGTGGAAATGACGAACCTGATCGTCACCCTTCCGGGTCAACGGACCGACCGCATCCTCTTCACCGGCCACTACGACACCAAACTGTTCACAGACTTCCGGTTTGTCGGCGCGAGTGACGGCGGCTCAAGCGGGGCTTTCCTGATCGAACTGCTGAGGTCACTGAAAGACCAGCCCCGCGAGTTCACCTACGAGTTCGTCTGGTTCGACGGCGAAGAGGCCGTGGCCGCCTGGGACCTGAACACCGACTCCACCTACGGCAGCCGCTTCTACGTACAGCAGGGTCGGAAGGCCGGCACCCTCTCGCAAATCAAGGCACTCATCCTGGTGGACATGATCGGCAGCAAGTCGCTGAAGATTGAGCGCGACAGCTACTCCGCCGGCTGGCTCAACGCCATTGTCTGGGCCACCGCCAAGCGGCTGGGCCATTCGTCGAAGTTCGTGGACGTGGACACCACGATCGAAGACGACCACCTGCACTTCGTGCGCGCCGGCATTCCGTCGATCGACCTGATTGACCTGAACAACTTCAACGCGCTCGGGCACTGGCATACGGCGAGCGACACGCTCGAAAACGTCTCAGCCGCGTCGCTCCAGGTCGTCGGCGACGTCCTCCTCGCCGCACTCCCCGACATCGTCGCCTACCTGCGGAAGTAG
- a CDS encoding SpoIIE family protein phosphatase gives MLTLVLDAAVEVSGAERAFIMLAGAGDVLEFKLGRGRGKVTLNDATFSISRKIPDEVFRLGQTQVMADLLDGALADVHQGTVALGIRNVVCVPLNAVLYVDSADANTEDRRIGVLYLDSREKGTLLSTSTRKALATMASEASSAIQNAQLYREKVEKSRMEHEMKIAAEIQQALMPKPLANLRFAEAAAASIACRSIGGDFFDYLDFGGKALGFTLGDVAGKGPPAALLSALMQGMFASHVTGVDGTAKLVTIANQVLCKRGIESRFVTLMFGILGSDGTLTYTNAGHNPPFVVGPSGVRRLEDGGPVVGLLEFAPYGQETLKLQPGDTVVVFSDGVSEAMNAEGDELGDDRLLAAIQAAPSTTAEDLVAHIFAAVSDFTHGTAQGDDITAMVIRYRGADAA, from the coding sequence GTGCTCACGCTCGTCCTTGACGCGGCTGTGGAAGTCTCGGGAGCCGAACGCGCGTTCATCATGCTGGCCGGCGCGGGTGACGTGCTGGAATTCAAACTCGGTCGAGGGCGCGGGAAGGTCACGCTCAACGACGCCACGTTCAGCATCAGCCGGAAAATTCCCGATGAAGTATTCCGCCTCGGTCAGACACAGGTGATGGCGGACCTGCTCGACGGCGCGCTGGCCGACGTGCACCAGGGCACGGTGGCCCTCGGCATTCGCAACGTCGTCTGCGTGCCGCTCAACGCCGTGTTGTATGTGGACTCGGCCGACGCCAACACCGAGGATCGCCGCATCGGCGTGTTGTATCTCGACAGCCGTGAGAAGGGCACGCTGCTGTCCACGTCCACGCGCAAGGCGCTGGCCACCATGGCGTCCGAGGCGTCGTCTGCCATCCAGAACGCCCAGCTCTACCGCGAGAAGGTGGAGAAGTCGCGGATGGAGCATGAGATGAAGATCGCGGCTGAGATTCAGCAGGCGCTGATGCCGAAGCCGCTGGCGAACCTGCGGTTTGCCGAGGCGGCGGCCGCGTCCATCGCCTGTCGATCAATCGGCGGCGACTTCTTTGACTACCTCGACTTCGGCGGCAAGGCCCTGGGTTTCACCCTGGGTGACGTGGCGGGCAAGGGGCCGCCTGCCGCGCTGCTGAGCGCGCTGATGCAGGGGATGTTCGCCTCGCATGTGACTGGCGTGGATGGGACAGCGAAGCTCGTCACGATCGCGAACCAGGTGCTGTGCAAGCGCGGGATCGAGTCGCGTTTCGTCACGCTGATGTTCGGCATTCTCGGCTCGGACGGCACCCTCACGTACACCAACGCCGGCCACAACCCGCCCTTTGTGGTGGGCCCCTCAGGTGTGCGTCGTCTCGAAGACGGCGGTCCGGTGGTGGGCCTCCTGGAGTTCGCGCCGTACGGCCAGGAGACCCTGAAGCTGCAGCCAGGCGACACCGTGGTGGTCTTCAGCGACGGTGTGTCTGAGGCGATGAACGCGGAAGGCGACGAATTGGGTGACGATCGGCTGCTGGCCGCGATTCAGGCCGCGCCCTCGACGACCGCTGAAGACCTGGTCGCGCACATCTTTGCCGCCGTCAGCGATTTTACCCACGGCACGGCGCAGGGAGACGACATCACCGCGATGGTCATCCGGTATCGCGGCGCGGATGCGGCATGA
- a CDS encoding 2-isopropylmalate synthase, translating into MHPLIYDWNQVGAPPPPDRPVMLDDETLRDGLQSPSVTTPSIDDKIRILHLIDSLGIETADIGLPGAGAQVADDVERLAREIVTSGLRVQANCAARTVLADIIPIARISQRVGLSIECCTFIGSSPIRQYAEDWTLDRLVALTEEAVGFAVKEGLSVMYVTEDTTRADPESLRRLYSAAIRAGATRVCVADTVGHATPTGAAAVVRFVQSIVDDCGGGVGIDWHGHRDRDLAVINSLAAWEAGATRLHGAALGIGERVGNTPMDLLLVNLVLMGLRQDSLLRLGEYCELVARTCGVPMPPNYPVVGRDAFRTATGVHAAAVIKAARKNEAELMDAVYSGVPASLVGREQVIEVGPMSGKSNVVYWLERRGIEATEGRVERIFAAAKHAPSVLGEAEIRALVEP; encoded by the coding sequence ATGCACCCCCTGATTTACGACTGGAACCAGGTCGGGGCCCCGCCCCCGCCGGACCGTCCCGTAATGCTCGACGATGAGACGTTGCGGGATGGGTTGCAATCCCCGTCGGTGACCACGCCCTCAATTGACGACAAGATTCGCATCCTGCACTTGATCGATTCGCTGGGGATCGAAACCGCCGATATCGGGTTGCCCGGCGCCGGGGCGCAGGTGGCGGACGATGTCGAGCGGCTGGCGCGCGAAATCGTGACGAGTGGACTGCGGGTGCAGGCCAACTGCGCCGCGCGCACCGTGCTCGCCGACATCATCCCGATCGCCCGAATCTCCCAGCGGGTCGGCCTTTCGATTGAATGCTGCACGTTCATCGGGTCCAGCCCCATCCGGCAGTATGCGGAGGATTGGACGCTCGACCGTCTCGTCGCGCTCACCGAGGAAGCCGTGGGGTTTGCGGTGAAGGAGGGCCTGTCGGTGATGTATGTCACCGAAGACACCACGCGCGCCGACCCCGAGTCACTCCGGCGGCTCTACTCGGCGGCCATTCGGGCCGGGGCGACGCGGGTGTGTGTCGCAGACACCGTGGGGCACGCCACGCCCACCGGGGCGGCTGCGGTCGTCCGGTTTGTGCAGTCGATTGTGGATGACTGCGGGGGTGGCGTCGGTATCGACTGGCATGGCCACCGTGACCGCGATCTGGCCGTGATCAACTCGCTGGCGGCCTGGGAGGCAGGTGCCACGCGCCTCCACGGCGCAGCGCTGGGCATAGGGGAACGGGTGGGGAACACCCCTATGGATCTGCTGCTGGTGAACCTGGTGCTCATGGGGCTGCGGCAGGACAGCCTCCTGCGCCTGGGTGAGTACTGCGAGCTGGTGGCCCGCACGTGCGGGGTGCCCATGCCGCCCAACTACCCGGTGGTGGGGCGTGACGCCTTCCGGACGGCCACCGGCGTGCACGCCGCTGCCGTCATCAAGGCCGCTCGCAAGAATGAGGCAGAGCTGATGGATGCCGTCTACTCAGGCGTGCCGGCCAGCCTCGTGGGGCGCGAGCAGGTCATCGAGGTGGGGCCGATGTCGGGCAAATCCAACGTCGTCTACTGGCTCGAGCGACGCGGTATCGAGGCCACCGAAGGGCGTGTGGAGCGGATCTTCGCAGCGGCGAAACACGCGCCCAGCGTGCTCGGCGAGGCAGAGATCCGAGCGCTCGTCGAGCCGTAG
- the yacG gene encoding DNA gyrase inhibitor YacG — protein MSARPVCVQCRLQPADPRWRPFCSERCQLADLNRWLQGDYRVPGPAIDSIPDSPDNDPST, from the coding sequence ATGTCGGCCCGGCCTGTGTGCGTGCAATGCCGCCTGCAGCCTGCGGATCCCCGGTGGCGGCCCTTTTGCAGTGAACGTTGTCAGTTGGCGGACTTGAACCGCTGGCTGCAGGGCGACTACCGGGTTCCTGGGCCGGCTATCGATTCCATCCCCGACTCGCCCGACAATGATCCGTCCACGTGA
- a CDS encoding rhomboid family intramembrane serine protease: protein MSAVTSMFLHADVLHLGSNMVCLWIFGDNVEDQMGHGRFLAFFLLCGVVAALVETWARPVSLLPMVGASGAIAGVMGVHFVMFPGSRVLVLLFLVVYINVIGVSLFFLAFWFLPPRSRRPFLGTYLP from the coding sequence GTGTCTGCGGTGACGTCGATGTTCCTGCACGCCGACGTGCTGCATCTGGGCAGCAACATGGTCTGCCTGTGGATTTTTGGCGACAACGTCGAGGACCAGATGGGGCACGGCCGCTTCCTCGCCTTTTTCCTGCTGTGCGGCGTCGTGGCGGCCCTGGTTGAGACCTGGGCGAGGCCTGTGTCGCTGCTCCCGATGGTGGGCGCCAGCGGTGCTATTGCCGGTGTGATGGGCGTGCATTTCGTCATGTTCCCGGGCTCACGGGTGCTGGTGCTGCTCTTCCTCGTGGTCTACATCAACGTGATCGGAGTCTCTCTGTTCTTCCTGGCGTTCTGGTTCCTGCCGCCGCGGTCGAGGAGGCCCTTTCTCGGGACGTACCTGCCGTGA
- a CDS encoding citrate synthase, translating to MADTLTITDNRTGKQYEVPIAEGTIRAMDLRKIKASPEDFGLMTYDPAFQNTASCRSSITFIDGDKGILEYRGYPIDQLAEHSSYLETAYLILFGELPTTPQLDAWSHEITLHTMLHENIKKFMDGFQHDAHPMGIFLSTVGALSTIYPDAKEVGDADGRRLQILRLIAKVPSIATYAFRHSIGRPYVYPDNDLSFTGNFLNMLFKMTELKYRPHPVLERALDVLFILHADHEQNCSTSAMRGIGSSQADPYSSLAGAAAALYGPLHGGANEAVLHMLKEIGSVNNVPAFIKRVKGGEGRLMGFGHRVYKSYDPRARIIKQTADLVFEVTGRNPLTDIALELERIALEDEYFVSRKLYPNVDFYSGLIYQAMGFPLDMFPVLFAIPRTAGWLAQWDEMLRDSDQKIARPRQIYIGASRRDYVPREARG from the coding sequence ATGGCCGACACGCTCACCATCACCGACAACCGCACCGGCAAGCAGTACGAAGTTCCCATCGCTGAGGGCACCATCCGCGCGATGGACCTGAGGAAGATCAAGGCATCACCCGAAGACTTCGGGCTGATGACATATGACCCGGCGTTCCAGAACACCGCGTCCTGCCGCAGCAGCATCACGTTCATCGACGGCGACAAGGGCATCCTCGAATATCGCGGCTACCCCATCGACCAGCTCGCCGAGCACAGCTCCTACCTGGAGACGGCGTACCTGATTCTGTTTGGCGAACTGCCCACCACCCCGCAGCTCGATGCCTGGAGCCATGAGATCACGCTCCACACCATGCTGCACGAGAACATCAAGAAGTTCATGGACGGGTTTCAGCACGACGCCCACCCGATGGGCATCTTCCTCTCCACGGTCGGCGCGCTGTCCACCATTTATCCCGACGCCAAGGAGGTGGGCGACGCGGACGGCCGGCGGCTGCAGATCCTCCGCTTGATCGCGAAGGTGCCGAGCATCGCGACGTATGCCTTCCGGCACTCCATCGGGCGGCCCTACGTCTACCCCGACAACGACCTGAGCTTCACCGGCAACTTCCTGAACATGCTGTTCAAGATGACCGAGCTGAAGTACCGTCCGCACCCGGTGCTGGAGCGCGCGCTGGACGTGTTGTTCATCCTGCACGCCGACCACGAGCAGAACTGCAGCACCAGCGCGATGCGCGGCATCGGCAGCTCGCAGGCCGACCCCTACTCGTCGCTCGCGGGGGCCGCAGCCGCGTTGTATGGCCCGCTGCACGGCGGCGCCAATGAAGCCGTCCTGCACATGCTCAAGGAAATCGGGTCGGTCAACAACGTGCCGGCGTTCATCAAACGCGTCAAGGGCGGCGAGGGCCGGCTGATGGGCTTCGGCCACCGCGTCTACAAGTCCTACGACCCCCGGGCCAGAATCATCAAGCAAACCGCCGACCTGGTCTTTGAGGTCACCGGACGCAACCCGCTGACCGACATCGCCCTGGAGCTCGAACGTATCGCCCTCGAGGACGAGTACTTTGTGAGCCGGAAGCTGTACCCGAACGTGGACTTCTACTCCGGCCTGATCTACCAGGCGATGGGATTCCCGCTCGACATGTTCCCCGTGCTGTTTGCCATTCCGCGCACCGCGGGCTGGCTGGCCCAGTGGGACGAAATGCTGCGGGATTCCGACCAGAAGATCGCCCGCCCGCGTCAAATCTACATTGGCGCGAGCCGTCGCGACTACGTCCCGCGCGAGGCGCGCGGATAA